AATTACTTGAGTAACCTTAAATATATGGCTTTATGTGTTTCAAACACTTTGTTCTTACTTATTATTTGAATGGAATTCACGTCGAATGTGACATTCAAAGTGGAGTTGGGGTTATTCACAGCCTCCTTCAGTGTTGCTTGAACATCTTCAGCCTTTGGGATTGTCTCAGCTGGTGTGGATTTATTGAACTCTACGCCCACCTCTGCTTGAGTACCATTCATTCGAAATCTGGTGAAGGCTGGTCTGAAAAAAGAGATCAACACTCAAACtgatttcaaatattaaaattctaTGTATGTGGtggaaataataaattatgtgtaatatgtctttcagattattttgttcCTAGTTGGTCATTACCACTATAAacgtaaataaaacatacaagtaGATGAACTTGACTAATAAAGTCAAAAGCTAACATACTTGAAGGAAATGATAAAACTCCGGATGAAGAGAATTCCATATCTTGACCTGTAGATGATATCATACTGTAGaagagaaaacatgttaaaattcattgtaaaataatcctcagattaaacaatttaaataataaaggaTTTTGAATGAACCACTCACCACTGCTATCACTTTTACTTCAAGAGCTTTGAACTGCACACTATGTCTGTCATTTAGCTCTTCAACAAATGGTTCAACCACAGTTGCTGCAACAACAAACActggaggaggagcttcagttgttgtagttgtagttgtCACAAGAGTAGTTGGTGTTGTTGGAGTAGTCTTTGGtttggttggagcagctgttgttgtagttgaagcaattgttattgttgttggagccgctgtagttgtggttgttgcaTTGCTGGCAGTTGACGTTCCAGGTTTTGTTGTTACTCCGGTAGTGATGTTAGCAGCAGTTCCATTAGTTGTAGTTGTTGCATTGCTGGCAGTTGACGTTCCAGGTTTTGTTGTTACTCCGGTAGTGATGTTTGCAGTAGTTTCATTAGTTGTAGTTGTTGCATTGCTGGCAGTTGACGTTCCAGGCTTTGTTGTTGCTACTCCGGTAGTGATGTTAGCAGCAGTTCCATTAGTTGTAGTTGTTGCATTGCTGGCAGTTGACGTTCCAGGCGTTGTTGTTGTTACTCCGGTAGTGATGTTTGCAGCAGTTTCATTAGTTGTAGTtgttgtattttgcaaaactactGGGGCTGAAGTTGCAGGTACACCTGCCAAACAAAGACAAGCATTGAAAGCAACATATTAgtgtgcagaaaaacaacaaaaaagtgaaatgtaaaattgatcatttttctttaccATTACAATACATGaactaataattatttggtGAAGTGAAAGCAATAAGTAATCAACTtaatatttatcacaataaaaataaactatgtagttagtgtttgtttttttttatcagtctgTGAATATTTTGGTCATTGAATTTTCTTTGTAGTTACTAATGTGCTGACAAATAAAGAGAGGAAttgcttgatttattgttttaaaattaaccTGAAAGTCAACTGCTTTTTCTTTATGgtgataaaaataacaatgaatgaaataattgtttttaaatcatattttaaaagataattagCAATGACAAAGATTCTAAAAATTTCTCACTCTGCTTGGACGTTTTCCAGTCATGTTCCACTAGGAGGTTAGCTTGGTCAAAACCAGTCCCCTGTTCTGTACTCACTTCATACAGAAGGCCTGCTCCCCCGGCTATAGAGTAATGATCGTTTACAGGAAGTGTGGATTGTGTTCAAGTTTGAAACTGCTGGCAAAGATGTAGTTCCCTACTCCCCAGGAAGCTTCACTGAGCTGGCTCATTACATGGCCAATCGTTAGCGACTCTGTAAAGTCAAATCCAATCTTTTCAAACATCAGCAAAATCCACAACTCCTGCAATCAATAATTTCTCAGTAACCCAGGGTCCAGACCCTTTGTATGGAGCAAAGTGTAAAACAAGGGGCTTGTTTTACCAGGTGTCTTGGACATTTAAACTTTTGCTTATTTACTGGGAAGAATGAACTGATAATGAAGGTTTCTGAGCAGGTGTTATACTTATGGAACTGATAATGGAGGTTTCAgggaagatgtttttttcttccttgtccAACCAAAACTCCTTTGAACCGGGTTTGATTTAGGGACAGAGGTACCAATTAACCAGAGATGAGAGAAACTTAGAGAAGATCCTACAGGAGAGAGATGGGTGGAAGGCACCGTGTACGTGACTGATAAGATATAAAAGGAGAATTGTATGAATCATCTGCCTAATTACAAAATTAGAGATACTTAGTGTCATGCTACTCCGCAGAGAATTAGGATAATTAGAAATATAATTATGAAGTAAAATTACTTGAGTAACCTTAAATATATGGCTTTATGTGTTTCAAACACTTTGTTCTTACTTATTATTTGAATGGAATTCACGTCGAATGTGACATTCAAAGTGGAGTTGGGGTTATTCACAGCCTCCTTCAGTGTTGCTTGAACATCTTCAGCCTTTGGGATTGTCTCAGCTGGTGTGGATTTATTGAACTCTACGCCCACCTCTGCTTGAGTACCATTCATTCGAAATCTGCTGAAGGCTGGtctgaaaaaaaagatcaacactcaaactgatttcaaatattaaaattctaTGTATGTGGtggaaataataaattatgtgtAATATGTCTTTCAGATTATGTTGTTCCTAGTTGGTCATTACCACTATAAacgtaaataaaacatacaagtaGATGAACTTGACTAATAAAGTCAAAAGCTAACATACTTGAAGGAAATGATAAAACTCCGGATGAAGAGAATTCCATATCTTGCGCTGTAGATGATATCATACTGtagcagagaaaacatgttaaaattcaTTGTGAAATAATCCTCagattaaacaatttaaataataaaggaTTTTGAATGGACCACTCACCACTGCTATCACTTTTACTTCAAGAGCTTTGAACTGCACACTATGTCTGTCATTTAGCTCTTCAACAAATGGTTCAACCACAGTTGCTGCAACAACAAACACTGGAGGAGGAGCTTTAGTTGTTGTAGTTGTAGTCGTCACAAGAGTAGTTGGTGTTGTTGGAGTAGTCTTTGGtttggttggagcagctgttgttgtagttgtagctgctgtagttgtagttgaagcagttgttgttgttggagcttctgtggttgtggttggagctactgttgatgtggttggagcttctgtggttgtggttggagctactgttgatgtggttggagcttctgtggttgtggttggagctactgttgatgtggttggagcttctgtggttgtggttggagcttctgtggttgtggttggagcttctgtggttgttgttggagccacTGTTGTAGGTGAAGCAGCTGTGGTTGgagttgttgtggttgtggttggaaccaCTGTAGTTGTGGATGGagcagttgttgtggttggaaccattgttgttgtggttgcaggtgctgtaatatttattgcatttaccAAATGTGAACAGCTTAGAAGAACTGAAAAAGATTTCAGTTCTTCTAAGCTGTTCTCAAAAAGCTTAGAAGTAATAAGTTCTCAAAAtgatttttagaatattttgttgCTCCAACtaattccttcatatttttgaacagtgtttgttttcatttgtcctttgcataaatattcaattTTCTTAAATTAGTTTATTCCTCTTACCTGGGTCACTAAGAGCAACCGTGTCTGCTAGTACGTTGAATTCCGTGATGTTTGAAGCCTCATTAaccaaaatgtctttaattagTGTATCATTAGGAGAAGATGATGACTGAAATTCAAGTTCCACAGAGTTGATAATTGATCCAGCACTGCAAATGTATTAGCATAATTAGTTATTGTCTACAAGTGCCTTCCTACAAAGTTTATAATTTCTTGAGCAAACTACAAAAGAAATTACCTGAATCTCATGGCTCCAATCTTTTGGAATGAGGGGAAAGCTCTTCTGAAAAGTGGGTCAAGCTATGTGGAGAAATTAAGAATGTTAAgtgtacaattttaaaaaatgtatttttctggatATCGCTAGATATATACATTATtgcaattaatatattttgttgtattgatTTCAATAGAAATTCTACATACTCCTCTAAAAGTATATGTTGTGATGTTTGAGGAAAATTAAGACTACATTCTAggtaagaaatacattttataatatttataagatacattagtatttttttttaatttagaataaaaCTTAACTCACATCTTCAAGTTGAAGAgatacacaaaatatttatattcatataaaaatatattaatttatgaagcagaatttatttttataaaaattacaatgaaaaCTGTTATgtgaataataaatgtaaacatacacGATTAATTATGTGTCCAGAGCGTGTTTGGAATCCTGATGATGATGGGTCTCCCAAATCAGAGGTGAATTCTTCATCAGACTTAAAAGTCAGTTGTCTTATTAATGCTGGAGCTGCtatagttgtggttggagctggtgtggttgtagttggagcagctgttgttgtggttggaggcgctgtggttgtggttggagcagctgttgttgtggttggagccgctgtggtgaTAATTGGAGCAGCTGTGTTtatagttggagcagctgttgttgtggttggagccactgttgttgtggttggagcctctgcggttgtagttggagcagctgtagttgtggttggagcttctgtggttgtggttgaaGTTTTTGTGGTGGTgcttggagctgctgtggttgtggttggagccg
The window above is part of the Xiphophorus couchianus chromosome 14, X_couchianus-1.0, whole genome shotgun sequence genome. Proteins encoded here:
- the LOC114157727 gene encoding integumentary mucin C.1-like gives rise to the protein MNGTQAEVGVEFNKSTPAETIPKAEDVQATLKEAVNNPNSTLNVTFDVNSIQIISVPATSAPVVLQNTTTTTNETAANITTGVTTTTPGTSTASNATTTTNGTAANITTGVATTKPGTSTASNATTTTNETTANITTGVTTKPGTSTASNATTTTNGTAANITTGVTTKPGTSTASNATTTTTAAPTTITIASTTTTAAPTKPKTTPTTPTTLVTTTTTTTEAPPPVFVVAATVVEPFVEELNDRHSVQFKALEVKVIAVYDIIYRSRYGILFIRSFIISFKPAFTRFRMNGTQAEVGVEFNKSTPAETIPKAEDVQATLKEAVNNPNSTLNVTFDVNSIQIISVPATSAPIVLQNTTTTTNETAANITTGVATTTPGTSTASNATTTTNGTAANITTGVATTKPGTSTASNATTTAVTTITTKTTTVVQTVRQLTFRSPGETFTTDLLDSTSTAFKNRASLLKSTLEPFYKQSFSSFSDLTVKSFRSGSIINEMELRFVSASAPTGSEIAQVLVKVASNITAFTVDAASIFVDGTQVSSGVSHKISLIMAFCMVLLSRMLSSQH